ACATTTATTTAAATCCTTTCATTATACTGCACTTGGACATTTACATCAGGCGCATTATGTGTTGAATGAAAACATTCGATATGCAGGTTCACCGCTAAAATATTCAATTTCAGAGGAACATCATAATAAAGGCTTTTTCATAGTGACACTTGATGGAGAAGGAAATACGTCAGTTGAAAAAAGAGATTTAATTCCACGTCGGGATATGCGTACAGTAGAAGGAACAATTGAGGAAATTGAAACTCATCCCGTAAGTGATGATTACGTATTTGTTAAGTTGCTTGATAAAACGCCGGTCTTATATCCGATGGAAAAAGTGCGTGCGATTTATCCAAATGCGATGCATGTAGAACGGAAAATTTACGCATCTCTATCAAATACGGTAGAAACTAAAAGGAAAGAAAGCGGTCAACAAACTGATTTGGAGTTATTCCAATCCTTTTATAAAGAAATGAAAGGTGAGGAATTGGACGAAGAAACGCAAAAACTGTTTGGAGAAGTTCTTCATGAAGTGATGAATGAGGAGGAATCTGATCAATGAAACCAGTAACACTTAAAATGACGGCATTTGGTCCATATAAAGAGACAGAAGTTGTTGATTTTCAGGATTTACAAGAGCATCTTTTATTTGTAATTTCAGGGGCAACAGGGTCTGGCAAAACAACAATTTTTGATGGTATTTGTTTCGCACTTTACGGGGAAGCGAGCGGCGAAGACAGAACTGATATCCGTGCTTTGCGTAGTGATTTTGCGCAAAATGATACACAAACTGCAGTCGAGCTTATATTTGAAATTCATCGTCGTACATACCGAATTATGCGCCAAGTTCCTTATACGAAGGTTGGAAATAAATCTGAAACGCCTGCGCGTTGTGAACTGTATGAACTGACAGAGGACGGAGAAGTGCCGGTTGTAGATAGACAAATGGTGTCAGAGATTAATAGGAAAATAGAGTCATTAATTGGCTTTACACAAGCGCAATTTAGTCAAATAGTGATGTTGCCGCAAGGAGAATTTAGAAAGTTTTTAACGTCTGACACTGAGAACAAAGAGCTCATCATGAGAAAAATATTTAAGACAGACCAGTATCGTGAAATTGTCAAACGGTTACAAAAACAGAGGGACGAGGCAAAAGCTAAACTGGATCGAGAAAGGCAACAAGAAAGAGCACTAGTTGAGCAGATTTCTGCTTCATTGCCAAACAGGGAATCCTCAATATTTCACTTACTAGCTAGTGAGAACTATAATGCGCAACAAATTATTGAAGGTTTGAATGAAGAGAAGTTATTTTATGAGAATAAAATTCATGAGGATAAGGAAGCGTATGAGAAGGCATATAAAAAGCATGGGGAAATGGTGGACCGTTATCATGCTGCAAAATCTATTAATGAGCGCTTTATTGAGTTAGAGCAAAGGCAAAATACGTACCAACAAATGGTAGAACAAATCCCTTTCTTTGAACAGGAAGCCAAACGCCTGGAACAAGCGGAACGTGCGCTCACAATTGAACAAATTGAATATCAGTTTGAGGAATTAACAAAAGAACTTGTTGCTAGAGAAGAGGTTGTAGTGAAATCGGTACATGCCGTTCAAGTTGCTAAAGAAAGACTAGCAAAAGTGAACGTGCAATTTAAAGTGGAAGAAGAAAAGCAACAACAATTGGAACAAATAAAAGTACAGCTCTTCCGACTTCAAGATGCCTTGCCAAAAGTGAAGGATTTGGCTTCTAAAAAACAACGCCTTCATAGTTTAGAAAATGAACTAAAGAATCATAACAAAAGTTTTGTAGAATTAACGGAACAAGCCACTCATGAAAGTGAGAAAGTCACCCATCTTACAGAACAAATTAATCAGCGGGAAGAAGCTGTTATTTCATTAGATGAGAAAGTTGAGCTCTTAACGACAATCAATGAAAAATGTAAACTTGTGGATGAATACATCGCATTACGAAAGCAAACAGAGGCATATGAACGAACTAAAAATGAGCGTAAGCAATTTTATAATCAAGCTCAATCGGCGTATGAACAATTAACAAGTGACTGGTTAATCGGTGAAGCCGCAACACTAGCAGCAAAACTTCATGAAGGAGAAGCTTGTCCAGTATGCGGAAGTGCAGACCATCCACAAAAGGCTCACGAAACCAATATAACGGTATCCAAAGAAGAGCTTGAGGAGAAAAAGCAACAACTGACAAATATTGAAAGTGCCTATCGCATAGCGGATGCAGATTACCAAAGTTCATTTAAACAGTTACAAAGTAAGGCGCAAAGGTTTGAGGATGGGGACGTAGATGTTCGCCTCGAGCAAATCGATGATGAAAGTCAAAAGATAAATGAAGAAAAAGCGCAAGTTGAAAAAGAAGTGATGGCACTTCGAGCAATTCGACAAGAATTAGTTCAACTGAAAGAACGGTTAATGAATCAAAGGAAAGTGGCTGACGAAGCGCTAAACCTTAAATTGGTCATGGAAAGAAACGTATATGAAAGCAATGCTTTGATTGAGAAAGAGCAAGCGCTTTTTGAACAAATAATACGTGAAATTCCAGGAGAATTAAGAGAACTCACTGTTTTAGAGCAAAAAATTAATCACCTTACAAAGGAAAGAAACACGATAGAGCAAGCTTGGCAGGTAATCCAAAAGCAATTAGAGGAAAGTCGGGAACTTGTCGCGTCTTCTAAGTCAGCTAAATTACATGCAATTGAATCGCGCGATGATACAAAGTTGAAAAGTGAACAAGCGGAGAAAAGATTCCAGGAAGCATTAGAAAAGTCAACATTCCCGACGAAACAAGCTTATCAAGAAGCGAAAATGGATGAAGATTCACGTCGAGTATTACGAACAAAAATTGATGACTTCAAACAGCAGTTTTATTCTATTCGAAAAGCTGTAAAGGAATTATCAGCTTTCTTGGAAGGCAAACAAAAACTAGACTTAGAAAAAGTAGAAGTCACACTTGCCGAATTGAAAACAGCATATGAAGTCGCTTTACAGGCGGTTAACCAATCTAGATCTTATTACAATTCAATTGAACAATTGAAAGAGCAACTGATACAAGTGACCGAACGTCTATCAGTTTTAGAAAGAAAGTTTGGGCAAGTTGAAGATTTATATGATGTGATTAGAGGCAATAATCATTTAAAACTATCCTTTGAACGTTATATTCAAATAGAATATCTTGAACAGATGATTCAATCTGCCAATGAACGTCTTCGAGATATCTCGAATGGCCAGTTTGAATTGATACGAAGCGATCGGCAAGAAGTTCGAGGGCGTCAAAGCGGTTTAGGACTTGATGTATATGATGCTTATACTGGACAAACCCGAGATGTTAAAACGTTATCGGGTGGAGAGAAATTTAATGCATCGCTTTCATTGGCATTAGGCATGGCGGATATAATTCAAAGTTTCCAAGGGGCTGTTTCGATAGATACGATGTTTATTGATGAAGGCTTTGGTACATTGGATGAGGAATCATTGACAAAAGCAATTGATACATTAATTGATTTACAAAAAGCTGGGCGCATGATAGGTGTTATCTCGCACGTAGAAGAATTAAAAGCAGCCTTTCCAGCGATTTTAGAAGTAAAGAAATCGAAAGAAGGACATAGTCAAACTTCATTCGTAATTAAATAGACAACTAGTAAAACTCCACTTTAATGTGGAGTTTTTCACGCTAAACCGAACAATTAATATCATCGGATAATTCGAGAGATTGGTTGTCTTCTAAAAAAATGTTTGAAATTGGAAGTTTAATTTTTCTGTAATATATTGCATTATTCGACAAGCCGATGTATGATAGATTTACTTCAGCGATATATCGCATATAAGTGATACGCAACTTAGGGGGAACCGGCTTATGGAAAAGAAACTATCATTTTCGTCGTATCTAGTTATTGGTGTCATGTTATTCGCATTATTTTTCGGCGCAGGAAATTTAATCTTTCCGGCACAGTTAGGACAAAATGCAGGAACAAATTTATGGCCAGCAATTTTGGGTTTTTTAATTACAGGAGTCGGACTACCGTTTTTAGGGATACTTGCTATGGGTTATTCAGGAAGTCGGAATTTACAAGACCTTGCTAGCCGTATTCACCCACTTTACGCAGTAGTTTTTACGTCATTACTTTATCTAACAATCGGACCATTCTTTGCAGCGCCACGTACAGGAGCCGTTGCATTTGATATAGCGATTATGCCATTTATTGGTGATGGTAATGTACAGATAGCATTATTGCTATTTACTTTAATCTTTTTCGGAATTACACTGTGGTTATCTTTAAATCCAGCTAAAATCGTTGATCGAGTTGGAAAAGTATTAGCACCGGGAATTATTATTTTACTTCTTGCTTTACTTGCAATGGTCGTCATAAAACCGATGGGCGCCATTGAAAATCCACAAGTTTCCTATAGTACTGGGGCATTTGTAACAGGGTTTACAGAAGGGTATAACACGATGGATGCACTTGCATCACTTGTTTTTGGGATTATCGTCATTAATGCAATCCGTTCGATGGGCGTGACGAGTAAACGAGGGATTTTAGCCGCAACTGCTAAAACAGGTGTTGTTGCAACAGCATTTTTGGCAATTATTTATGTCGGTATTGCTTATTTAGGTGCCACAAGTACAAGCAGAATTGGATTGTTTGATACAGGTGGTCCGGTACTAAGTGAAGCATCCACGCATTACTTTGGAACACTTGGATTAGTACTGTTAGCTGTAGTCATTATTCTTGCTTGTTTAACGACAGCAATTGGACTGATGACAGCATGCGGAGAATACTTCCATACATTGATGCCGAAAGTAAGTTACAAAGCATTTGTTACGATTTTTACAGTATTTTGTTTTATTGTTTCAAACTTTGGATTAGGGAATATTATTACTTATTCAATCCCACTGTTAATGTTCATTTATCCACTTGCGATTGTATTGATGTTGTTAACATTTACATCATCGTTATTTAATCATTCGCGAATTGTCTATGTTGCTGCGACAACGATTGCATTTATGATTAGTATTATCGATGGGTTTAAAACGTTTTGTGAATTAGTTGAAATAGAATATTTTGAATGGCTATCACCAATTGTTAAGTTTTATGAAAACTCACTCCCACTTTATAGCGATGGACTCGGATGGTTACTTCCAGTTGTTACAACGATGCTTGTTACAGGAATCATCGTCCGATTACAGCAAAATGCAACGGTTCGTGCATAAAATATTCCTCTCTTTATCATGTAAGAATGATAGAGAGGGGAAGTTTTAATATGTATAGATTATTTTTTCACAGAAAATGGAATTTGCTCTTGTTTTTTGTGTGAGAATGTTTATAATTATCGTTATATTCTTATTTTTAGGAGGGGTGCAAATGGTTACATTTATTGCGTCAATTGTATTACTTATCGCTGGTTATGCGGTTTATTCGAAAGTAGTGGAAAAGGCATTTAATATAGACGACTCGCGTCAAACACCTGCATATACGGTCAATGACGGAATGGACTATGTGCCGATGAGCTGGTGGAAAGGTTGGCTCATTCAGTTATTAAACATAGCTGGATTAGGACCTATCTTCGGAGCAGTTGCCGGTGCTTTATATGGGCCGGTTGCATTTATTTGGATCGTTGTTGGTGCTATTTTTGCAGGCGGAGTTCACGATTATTTTTCTGGGATGCTATCACTGAAACATAGAGGTGCACAATTCCCTGAAATTGTTGGCAAGTATTTAGGACAATTTGCGAAGAAGTCGATTATCGTTGTTTCGCTTATCTTAATGATTTTGGTTACAGCAGCTTTTACTGCCGGTCCAGCACAGTTACTTGCACAAGTAACACCACTTTCCTTTATGGGCGCAATTTTCGTTGTTTTTGCGTATTTCTTTATCGCGGCCATCTTACCGATTAATAAAATCATTGGTAGAATTTACCCGATATTTGGCGCAGTCATTATTATTATGGCGGTAGCAATCGCTGGAGTTCTCATTTTTGGGAATTACTCAATTCCAAACTTAACGTTGAACAATATGCATCCGGGGGAATTACCAGTTTGGCCACTTCTAATGGTTACGATTTCTTGCGGAGCGATTTCCGGGTTTCACTCGACGCAAAGTCCTATCGTTTCTAGAACGATGAAAAAAGAATCTGAAGGTCGTAAAATCTTTTACGGTGCGATGATTGGAGAAGGTGTTATTGCATTAATTTGGGCAGCTGCGGGGATGACATTTTTCGGTGGAACGGGCGGATTACAATCTGCACTAGCAGCGGGTGGTCCAGCAGGTGTTATTAATGAAATGTCTACAACAATGTTAGGTACAGTCGGCGGTGTTTTAGCCATTCTCGCAATTATAATTTTACCAATTACAACTGGAGATACAGCTCTCCGTTCTTCTAGAATGATTGTTATGGACTCTGTTTCAAAATGGATTAACCCAGACAAGAAGAGTACTGTAATTTTAGCAACAATCGCGTTAGGGACACCGGCATTTTTATTATCGATGATTGATTATACGTTCTTATGGAGATATGTAGGTGGAACAAATCAGATCACTGCAACAATTATGTTATGGGTTGTTGTTTCGTATTTATTAAAAGAAGGACGTGCTCACGCGCATTATATTGCAAGTATTCCGGCCTTGTTTATGACTGGCGTTGTTACGACTTATTTCGTTTATGCACCGGAAGGTTTGAATTTAGACTACACGATTTCTTTAATCATAGGTGGGGTCATGACGTTTGGTGTATTCCTACTTTACGTTAGACAAATTATCCGTCACAAAGAGATTGCTGCAAAAAGTTTAGCTCTTGAATAAGGATATTTAAATTTAAGCTAAAAAACTGATTTCCATTATGGAAATCAGTTTTTTAGTGAACGAAACTCTTCAATTGCGCGTAACCAGTTTCCACGCATAATACTCGATGCGTTTTCGCCTTCACCGTTTTTCATAAGACGAATGATATCGGCGTGCTCTTGAATGGAACTTTCGGTTAAAACGATAGAGTTATGAAAAAATAGTCTTCTTACATGAGCTTGCAAGTTGGATACAAGTGAAGTGATATAAGGATTATTCGCTGTATCCCCAATGATTTGGTGAAATGCTTCATCGATTTTTAAAGCGTTAAAAAACTGCTTATCATGAATTGCTTCAGCAAATTTTTTATTTGTTTCTTCAAGTAACTGTATCGTTTCATCGGTCAAATTAGGTATTGCTAGTTCCGCTGATAGCGCTTGCAAAACAGCGAGCGGTGGAAGTAAGTCAGTGATTGTATCTTTTTCAACCTCTGTTACTTGCGTTGCTTTTCCTGGAAACATTTCAACGAATCCTTGAACTTCTAAAAGTTGAAGAGATTCACGAACTGGTGTCCGGCTTACGCCTAGTGCTTTTGCAAGTTCAACATCATTGAGCTTTTCAGAAGGTTTTAACGTTCCATCTATAATCCATTCTTGGATTTGCTGAAATGCATTTTCTTTTGCGGTTAAGCGTCTTGGCCTTTCAAAATTCGTTGGTATAGGCATCGCTGAACAATCCTCCTTAAAGAACCATTGTATCTAGTATACATCAAAATAGATTTAAACGATATATAATATATTGCATTTCAATCAATTATTTAAGTTTAAGTCGTCCGTCTTTCGTAATAATAATTTCTCTATTACTTGTAAATTTAATTTCCAATGGATCAGTTTTACTTTTCACATCGGAAAAATACCACGTTCGATTCGGCGGGACTAGGACGACATAAGTGTCATCCATTCCTAAAAAGTTTAAGTCGTCTTCCTGCAGTGATTGGTTATGAAAAGTTGGAATGCCTATTTCCATTAGTTGTTGTCCAACTATTTTTACATATGGCGTTGTCACACTCATCTCACTTATATTGATAAGGGACTGAATGGAGAACTCTCCGTCATGTATTACGGTTCTTCTTCCGATATATTCAACAATATTACCAGACGGATCATCGAAGTAAATTGCATCTGCATTAAAATTTTTATAAAATATTTCATCTTTGTCGTCTTCTTTATTTAAGGAGACCCGTTCAGTTAACCAACGTTTTGCGGAAGTTAGGTGATTCCCAGGAATGTTAAACGCAAAGTGATAAATGGAATTCCCCTCACTTTGTTTAAAAGTGAGGGTTGATGTACCGATGCTTAAAGTAAAGAAATTCTTGCCTTTTTCAATAATGGGGATCTCTAATAGATTGTGGTAGAAATTTTTCATTTCCACTAGTTGATCAGTATATAAAGTAACTGATTTGAACATTATTCATCCCACCTTTAGGCTTTATAATTGTATAAAGGCTTAATAATTTCCAATACTTCAACGGAATCGCCAATATGACGGACGATATCATCCATTTTTTTATAAGCGAATGGAGATTCATCGATTGTTGACTTTGTGACGGACGTGCTCCAAACATCTGCCATGGCATCTTCAAATTCTGCAAGTTTCACTTGTCTTCTAGCTTGAGTCCGGCTCATTGTTCGGCCAGCACCGTGCGGACCGGAATAGTTCCAATCTGGATTTCCTTTCCCGCGGCAAATGAGCGAGCCGTCGCGCATATTCATCGGAATAATGACGATTTCATCTTTCTGAGCAGAAATTGCACCTTTTCTTAAAATCATATTGTCTAAGTCAACGTAATTGTGAATCGTATCAAACGTACTGATTTCGTTCCAGTCCATCCCTCTCATAATCACTTCTGCCATCGTTTGACGATTGACTGCGGCGTATTGCTGGGCTATACCAACGTCATGTAAATAATTTTGCATTTGCTCGCCTTCTAAATAAGCAGTATTTCTATCTAAGTTTTCACGGTCTGGTCGTGAATCTAATTGCTCAATCGCCAAGTCTTGATAATGGTCCGAGATTTGTTTGCCAGGATTACGACTGCCTGAATGAATCACAAGATAAATATTACCTTTTGAATCTTCGTTTATCTCGATAAAGTGATTCCCACCACCTAATGTACCGACGCTGTTTTTAGCTCTTCCTTCATTTATAGGCGCCAGGATTTCATTAAAAGGAATCTGATTCGCATTGCGATGAGCCTTTCTGCGAATCTTCATGCCGCTTGGTACATTTCTTCTAATCACTTGATCGAGTTTATGAAAGTCGATATCTTTTTTCTGAACGTCAATTTTCACGCAAATCATTCCGCAACCTAAATCAACGCCAACAAAATTAGGGACTACTTTATCTGTAATTGTCATCGTTGTCCCAACGGTGCATCCTTTACCGGCATGTAAATCAGGCATCATTCGAATTTTCGAGTCTTGGAGAAATTCTAGATTACATAAGTCATATACTTGCTGTTTTGCAGTATCCTCAATCACATCTGTAAAAACAACCGCTTCGTTATATCGACCTTTAATTTCTATCAATTTTCATACTCCTTTTATAATTTTTCTTTTATACCATAAAGAGATATCATTCTTATCTAATGCTGCATACGATTGGCTTTCGTATTGAAATGTAAATCCTCGTGCTTCGTAAAAAGGAATCCCGTAATCATTTCCTTTTGCGACAGCAACCCATTGCTCTTCAGCTCCGTAAGTATATTTTTGGATTTTAGTAAAGTGATTGAGCAGCCGTGTGCCAACTCCTTTACCTCGCTCCTTAGGATGCAAGTACAACACATAGACCTCTCCATCTGTTTCATCCCTCATCCCACCGCCAATCACACCAATAATATTTCCTTGTTCTTCGGCGACGATGTAGCCGTGCCATTTGGCGTTAATGCACGCAATCTCTTCCGATAGTCTATCCAGATTGTAATAGCGATGAATAATTTTCTGGATGTTTGATTCAGAAAATATGTTTTTATATGTAAACTGCTGACTTGTTATAAGGACGTCTTGCACTTTGTGGATATCCTTTTTAGTAGCTTGACGAATTGTAAGAGTATCCATCATATACACCTCTTTTGTAATAATGTGGCGTCGTTCTGTAATGTAATCGAATTTTCTTTGTCATTCTTCTGTAATGTTCAACAGATAAACTAGGTTTAGTTAAGCGCGGTTGGAATAGGTATCTGTTGATAAGAGTCGTAATGCTTATAAACAGATAGCAGAAAGACTCAAAGTTAAATAGTTAATGGCAGCTACCGGAATCACCAAGCGCAATGATGAACAAGGGGATGAGAAGTTGAAAAAATTTAGTATTGCATTTCTAACAGGTCTTTTCATATTTGGATTTGGCGTGAAAGAGAGCTATGCATCTTCGCCAAAATATACTGTAAAATCAGGTGATAACTTATATCGGATATCCTTACTCTATAACACTAGTGTATCAAACTTAAAAACTTGGAACAATTTAAGCGGTAATATCATTTTTCCAAATCAAACGTTAATCGTTGGAAATAAAATATCAAAAACGAAAACAGCATCAAAGCAAGTGAAGAAAGAATTGACAATGAAATCAACGGCCTACACAGCTTACTGTAATGGATGTATTGGCATTACAAAAACAGGAATTAACCTACGAAAAAATCCAAATCAAAAAGTCATCGCGGTCGATCCGAAAGTGATACCACTTGGCTCTAAGGTCTTTGTTGAAGGTTATGGCTATGCGGTCGCTGGAGATATCGGAAGTGCAATCAAAGGAAATACTATCGATGTATTTTTCCCGACGAAAAAAGAGGCTTTTCAATGGGGACGTAAAGAAGTGAAAGTACAAATACTAGATTGAATGAATATAAGCCGCTAATCTTAATGATTGGCGGTTTTTTGTATTAAGTTTTTTAGTAAAGGATTGTTATTATTGTCCTATGTTGATTTACGAATCAACATAAGTTAGACCTAATATTGGGGGAGGGAAATGACAAAAGTCGGTATGTGTTGCAAAGTATAAGACCTAAATTAAAAAATGTGATAAAAATATGATTTCATTCCAGTAATCGAAATGTTACAATTATTAAAAGCTAGAAATCTAGAGAAATGCAAGTTGAAATGAGAGTGGGGGAACGGATGGATAATCGAAGGAAAGTTATGATTGCGATTTTAATTATCGGGATTCCTTTGTTCATATGGATTCAATTTTTTGAAGTACCAAGCAAAGTGAAAATTGGGGAGGAGAAATTACAGCAAGATGCTATCACACATGAATTTGAAAAGGTGACCCAATTTGAATCACTGTATATGGGGGATGCATCGAATGTAATAAATTTATTGAATGAATTGCCACTCAATCAATATATAGGCACGATAGAACTTGATTCGGATGCCTTATCTCTTCTAGTGAATTATGATATTAATTCAACAGAAATTGAGCGCCAAGCACAACAAGGTATGATTTATAATTCAACGGCAATGTTTGCGCTTATAGAAAACTTACAACAGATCAATATGAAATTTAATGATAAAACGTATAATGTTTCAAGAGACCGGGTGGAAAAATGGTTTGGGACTACTTTAGTAGATTTTAAGGACCCTGAAGTGTTTAGAGAGAAAGTACAAAGTCAGCTGAATGAAGACCTCACAGCATGGTTTCTTGCATATACGGAAGAGGAGTGAGGAAAATAGAAATTGTTATTGTAACAGGTGCATCAAAAGGAATTGGTTTATCAGTATTAAAACAATTACAGGAAAAAGGGAAGAAAGTAATCGGGTTAGCGAGAACTATGCCAGCTAAAGCGAGGCATTTTGTAACGGTCGACCTTGCAGAAACAGAAAAGTTAGAAGGGGTTTTAACAGCGATTATTCGTGAGCATATTGTGGAAGCCACATCGTTTACTTTAATTAATAATGCGGGAACCGTAGAACCAATTGGATTAATCGGAACAGTAAATAGTGCAGAAGTATCCAATGCTATATCCATCAATCTAACTGCACCCATGATTTTATGTAATACGTTTATCCGGGAATTAGAAGCTTTTAGTGGCGCTAAAAAGATTATGAACATTTCTTCAGGGGCTGGACGGAAACCGTATGAAGGATGGGGCGCTTATTGTACGACAAAGGCGGGACTTGATCATTTTTCCCGCGTGATTGCTGTTGAGCAAGAGCGTGCTACTAATCCTGTGGAAATCGTGTCTATTGCACCGGGGATTATTGATACGGGCATGCAAGAGACGATTCGACATAGCAGTGAAGCGTCTTTTCCGTTACTAAATAGGTTTGTTGAGTATAAAGAACAAGGGTTGTTAAGTAGTGCAGAGGAGACGGCACGTAACTTAATCAGCTTTTTGGAAAAAGCTGATTTTAAAACAACTGGGCCAATTGCGGATATTCGTCATTACTAAGTAAATAAACGAGTCTTTCCTATATTACATTGGGAAAGACTCGTTTTTGTTTATCAGTTAATCTAGCATTCTCGGTTCTTCAAAATCACGTAATTTTTCAA
This window of the Sporosarcina ureilytica genome carries:
- a CDS encoding SDR family NAD(P)-dependent oxidoreductase, whose translation is MRKIEIVIVTGASKGIGLSVLKQLQEKGKKVIGLARTMPAKARHFVTVDLAETEKLEGVLTAIIREHIVEATSFTLINNAGTVEPIGLIGTVNSAEVSNAISINLTAPMILCNTFIRELEAFSGAKKIMNISSGAGRKPYEGWGAYCTTKAGLDHFSRVIAVEQERATNPVEIVSIAPGIIDTGMQETIRHSSEASFPLLNRFVEYKEQGLLSSAEETARNLISFLEKADFKTTGPIADIRHY